A stretch of the Nicotiana tabacum cultivar K326 chromosome 6, ASM71507v2, whole genome shotgun sequence genome encodes the following:
- the LOC107819069 gene encoding transcription termination factor MTEF18, mitochondrial, translating into MNHLQKLRTPLILKWVSFDFVFNHSKSSKSILWASGSFHIAEKVRFYATKKSAKSKLEEECHIPRAVRKEAQAALLEYLHSTRSLQFMDAEHMSKNSPFFLSKLLERVDSETDIRHSLTRFLRYHPINEFEPFFESIGLKPSQYLAFLPRDLMFLNDDQRLLDSYHVLCNYGISRNKIGRIFAEAPEVFRYDPGELDSKLRSFHGVGLDQSAVVKLVSASPHLLIGNVHNEFFEVVEKLKGAGVEYSWIEEQLNGNSFNWNQLFELMCFFNRLGFTDEQLGKLICQIPGLLFDCSGHTTFSLIGFLLKFGFQKPELLDVFLHFPQIPVTKFVFNMRQCYQFLIEIEMSVLEIGSIVHSHPTLLGSCVLKKATSLLTILNTGKKRLCSVIKENPEFLRNLVRGAKVERLPIAVEELRSKMMKTKFLLDLGFAENSSEMEKALKVFRGKGVELQERFDCLVNAGLDTKHVTSVLKIYPQILNQRKEVLEAKIDFLVNKLGYPLSALVSFPSYLNYTIPRIRLRLSMYNWLRDEGIVDSKLALSTIIASSEKLFMKAYVNPHPKGLQVWQDLKKEIYPD; encoded by the coding sequence ATGAACCATTTACAGAAACTGAGAACTCCATTAATTCTCAAATgggtttcttttgattttgtttttaacCATTCTAAATCATCAAAATCGATTCTTTGGGCAAGTGGGTCGTTCCACATTGCTGAAAAGGTTAGGTTTTATGCAACTAAAAAATCTGCTAAATCTAAATTAGAAGAAGAATGTCATATACCTCGTGCGGTGAGGAAAGAAGCACAAGCTGCTTTGTTAGAGTACTTGCATTCCACAAGAAGTTTGCAGTTTATGGATGCTGAACACATGAGTAAAAACTCACCCTTTTTCCTTTCCAAGTTGTTAGAAAGAGTGGATAGTGAGACTGATATTCGTCATTCTTTAACTCGATTCTTGCGATACCATCCAATCAATGAATTTGAACCATTCTTTGAGAGCATTGGTCTGAAACCTTCTCAGTACTTGGCATTCCTTCCCAGAGATTTGATGTTCTTGAACGATGATCAGAGGTTGCTCGATAGCTATCACGTCTTGTGTAATTATGGTATTTCGCGAAATAAGATAGGAAGGATTTTTGCTGAAGCTCCAGAAGTTTTTAGATATGATCCTGGAGAGCTGGACTCGAAACTTCGTTCTTTTCACGGGGTTGGGCTAGATCAGTCTGCTGTAGTTAAGCTTGTTAGTGCAAGTCCGCATCTTTTGATTGGGAATGTACATAATgaattttttgaagttgttgagAAATTGAAGGGAGCGGGAGTTGAATACAGTTGGATtgaggagcagttgaatggaaATTCCTTCAATTGGAACCAGTTATTCGAGCTCATGTGCTTCTTCAACAGGTTGGGGTTTACTGATGAACAATTAGGAAAACTAATATGTCAAATTCCTGGTCTCCTGTTTGATTGTTCCGGACATACTACATTTTCGCTAATTGGATTCTTGTTGAAATTTGGTTTTCAGAAGCCCGAATTACTTGATGTATTTCTACACTTCCCACAAATTCCAGTAACGAAATTTGTATTCAATATGCGGCAATGCTACCAGTTCTTGATTGAAATTGAGATGTCTGTCCTAGAGATAGGAAGTATTGTTCATTCTCACCCTACATTGCTAGGGTCGTGTGTTTTGAAGAAAGCTACCAGCCTGTTGACTATCCTGAATACTGGGAAGAAGCGGCTTTGTAGTGTGATCAAGGAGAATCCAGAATTTTTGAGGAATTTGGTTCGTGGAGCCAAAGTTGAACGATTGCCAATAGCTGTGGAGGAACTAAGatccaaaatgatgaaaactaagtTCCTTTTGGATTTGGGTTTTGCTGAGAACTCGAGCGAAATGGAGAAAGCTCTCAAAGTATTTCGAGGAAAAGGGGTGGAGCTCCAGGAGAGGTTTGATTGTTTGGTAAATGCTGGTTTGGATACAAAGCATGTTACGTCAGTGCTGAAAATATATCCGCAAATACTCAATCAGAGGAAAGAGGTGCTTGAAGCAAAGATTGATTTCCTTGTGAATAAATTGGGTTATCCGCTGTCTGCTTTAGTTTCGTTTCCATCTTACCTCAACTACACAATTCCAAGAATCAGGCTTAGGCTTTCAATGTATAATTGGCTCAGAGATGAAGGAATAGTGGATTCAAAGTTGGCTTTGAGCACTATTATAGCTTCCTCAGAGAAATTATTCATGAAGGCATATGTAAACCCTCATCCTAAAGGCCTTCAAGTTTGGCAAGATCTGAAAAAAGAGATATATCCTGATTAA
- the LOC107819070 gene encoding UBP1-associated protein 2C: MEELKKRKLDEMANNGQSDSNSTSSLSVEELRSLLDHFAKPQLVDLLAKLGSQYPSIAEEIKSVASAEQSNNKDSVASADPALRKLFVRGLAWNTTSETLCAAFTEHGEIEEGAVITDKVTGVSRGYGFITYKDVESAQMALKAPSKMIDGRMAVCNLACEGLSSTTVTADQAQRKLYIGGLSSDTTSEMLLSFFSRHGEIEEGSVAYNKDTKTSRGFGFVTYKTVEGAKKALNDPQRILGGRNLTVKLADNHKGKVTQSQVRATMVPMSMPLAPGYPQAQKTHSGPAAPVGYGYPQAMAAYTNSTYSSQPAAYTNSTYSSQPGAAPPYSGQAQFPYPQYPVKQEPQTTPASFGGYPYYMGKQ, translated from the exons ATGGAGGAGTTGAAGAAGAGGAAGCTTGATGAAATGGCCAATAATGGTcaaagtgattctaactcaacatcatcattatCAGTAGAAGAATTGCGGTCTTTGCTTGATCATTTTGCTAAACCCCAGCTTGTTGATCTTCTCGCTAAACt AGGGTCACAATACCCTTCTATTGCAGAAGAAATTAAAAGTGTTGCAAGCGCAGAACAATCAAATAATAAAGATAGTGTTGCAAGTGCAGATCCAGCTCTTCGAAAGCTTTTTGTCCGTGGTTTAGCTTGGAATACTACATCAGAAACTTTGTGTGCT GCGTTTACAGAGCATGGTGAAATTGAAGAGGGTGCTGTGATTACTGACAAAGTAACTGGAGTATCACGTGGCTATGGTTTCATCACTTATAAAGACGTGGAATCTGCTCAGATGGCCCTTAAAGCACCAAGCAAGATGATAGAT GGTCGCATGGCTGTTTGTAACCTCGCTTGTGAAGGTTTAAGCAGTACTACTGTTACCGCTGACCAAGCCCAAAGGAAGCTGTATATTGGAGGTTTATCATCAGACACAACAAGTGAGATGTTGCTCAGCTTTTTTAGTAGGCATGGTGAGATAGAAGAAGGTTCAGTTGCATATAACAAGGACACGAAGACATCACG TGGTTTTGGTTTTGTCACATACAAGACGGTTGAGGGTGCAAAGAAAGCTCTAAACGATCCACAAAGGATTCTTGGG GGCAGGAATCTTACTGTGAAGCTTGCTGATAATCACAAGGGTAAAGTTACTCAGTCCCAGGTACGAGCAACTATGGTGCCAATGTCCATGCCATTGGCACCTGGGTATCCACAAGCTCAGAAGACGCATTCCGGCCCGGCAGCACCTGTTGGTTACGGTTATCCGCAAGCAATGGCTGCTTACACAAATTCAACATACTCAAGTCAACCAGCTGCTTACACAAACTCAACATACTCAAGTCAACCAGGTGCAGCTCCTCCATACTCGGGCCAGGCTCAATTTCCTTACCCCCAGTATCCTGTTAAGCAAGAGCCTCAAACAACACCAGCTTCTTTTGGAGGTTATCCATACTACATGGGAAAGCAATGA